The sequence AAGAGCCGTTGGGCTGGGGGGTCGGCAGCAGGAGGTCTACTTGGAGCTGGTGTACTTGGTCACGGCCTTGGTGCCCTCAGACACGGCGTGCTTGGCCAGCTCCCCGGGCAGCAGGAGACGCACGGCGGTCTGGATCTCCCTGGAGGTGATGGTGGAGCGCTTGTTGTAGTGAGCCAGACGAGAGGCCTCACCGGCGATGCGTTCAAAGATGTCGTTCACAAACGAGTTCATGATGCCCATGGCCTTAGACGAGATCCCGGTGTCTGGGTGCACCTGCTTCAGCACCTTGTACACGTAGATGGCGTAGCT is a genomic window of Antennarius striatus isolate MH-2024 chromosome 2, ASM4005453v1, whole genome shotgun sequence containing:
- the LOC137610352 gene encoding histone H2B 1/2, which codes for MPEPAKSAPKKGSKKAVSKTASKSGKKRRRTRKESYAIYVYKVLKQVHPDTGISSKAMGIMNSFVNDIFERIAGEASRLAHYNKRSTITSREIQTAVRLLLPGELAKHAVSEGTKAVTKYTSSK